A window from Acidimicrobiales bacterium encodes these proteins:
- a CDS encoding isocitrate/isopropylmalate family dehydrogenase, whose translation MRGSLIAATREHRIAVMPGDGIGPEVVREALRVLDVVARVEGFSLDLLHLPDSGDHYLETGEIMTPQTIESLRGCESLLLGAVGHATLPSGFVESRTNHVLVHELDLSIGVRPAELFADHLTPLKGVSVGDLDITIVRPTNEGEIAIRGGSLQKGSPYEAAVSLDVHTRFGVDRVLRHGFELAGTRRRRLAVVAQANANTSHKVWEAALEGLQGEYPDVATEFLYPDHAAMQLVREPERFDVLATTLIIGGIFTDLLGALIGGIGLIGSVRWNPETRFGLYEPAHGSAPKYTGKNMVSPIATFRALAMLLDNLGERSAATRIDEAIRQVFRTGTVSDPSSRSALGTVGTTDAVLAAIADPQPAG comes from the coding sequence ATGAGGGGGAGTCTCATCGCTGCGACCCGCGAGCACCGCATCGCCGTCATGCCCGGAGACGGCATCGGACCCGAGGTCGTCCGAGAGGCTCTCCGGGTGCTCGACGTCGTCGCCCGGGTCGAGGGCTTCTCCCTCGACCTGCTCCACCTTCCCGACTCCGGGGACCACTACCTCGAGACCGGCGAGATCATGACGCCCCAGACCATCGAGTCGCTGCGGGGCTGTGAGTCGCTGCTGCTCGGCGCGGTGGGTCACGCCACCCTGCCCAGTGGCTTCGTCGAATCGCGCACCAATCACGTGCTGGTCCACGAGCTGGACCTGAGCATCGGCGTGCGCCCGGCCGAGCTGTTCGCCGACCACCTCACGCCGCTCAAGGGCGTCAGCGTCGGCGACCTCGACATCACCATCGTGCGGCCGACCAACGAGGGCGAGATCGCCATCCGCGGCGGCAGCCTGCAGAAGGGCTCGCCCTACGAGGCCGCGGTCAGCCTCGACGTCCACACCCGCTTCGGCGTCGACCGGGTGCTCCGCCACGGCTTCGAGCTGGCCGGCACCCGCCGCCGCCGGCTGGCCGTGGTGGCTCAGGCCAACGCCAACACCTCGCACAAGGTGTGGGAGGCGGCGCTCGAGGGCCTCCAGGGCGAGTACCCGGACGTGGCCACCGAGTTCCTCTACCCCGACCACGCCGCCATGCAGCTGGTGCGCGAGCCCGAGCGCTTCGACGTGCTCGCGACAACCCTCATCATCGGCGGCATCTTCACCGACCTGCTGGGCGCCCTCATCGGGGGCATCGGCCTGATCGGTTCGGTGCGCTGGAACCCAGAGACCCGGTTCGGGCTGTACGAGCCCGCCCACGGCTCGGCACCCAAGTACACGGGCAAGAACATGGTCTCGCCCATCGCCACCTTCCGGGCGTTGGCGATGCTGCTCGACAACCTGGGCGAGAGGTCCGCTGCCACTCGCATCGACGAGGCCATCCGCCAGGTGTTCCGGACCGGCACGGTGTCCGACCCGTCGAGCCGCTCGGCGCTGGGCACCGTCGGCACCACCGACGCCGTGCTCGCTGCGATCGCCGACCCCCAGCCCGCTGGCTGA
- a CDS encoding branched-chain amino acid ABC transporter permease, which produces MVDFLTAVQAGIETGAIYALVALGLGITYATSNAFNFAHGEFVMVGAVLGVVLWQSMDVPVGLALLLTVFVASAAGAATERVAIRPFAAVKDAAGWMIATLGVAIMLTAGFTIAITREPGSTDTRLFPSFLPRDRPWIVGEFLLNPNRMLLVGLLVVVAGGLLWLTKRTHVGRALGAVADDREAAAIRGIPVNRLTMLAFAIGAAVAALTGFAMGPVTQASVTIGLGLTIKGFVASAIGGMGSLGGAVVGGLALGLTEQFALRYLGTQWQDLIILAVLLVMLSIKPEGFFSRDVRAV; this is translated from the coding sequence ATGGTCGACTTCCTGACCGCGGTGCAAGCTGGGATCGAGACCGGTGCCATCTACGCCCTCGTGGCCCTCGGCCTCGGCATCACCTACGCCACCTCGAACGCGTTCAACTTCGCCCACGGTGAGTTCGTCATGGTGGGAGCGGTCCTTGGCGTCGTCCTGTGGCAGTCGATGGACGTGCCGGTGGGGCTCGCGCTGCTGCTCACGGTGTTCGTGGCATCGGCGGCCGGCGCGGCGACCGAACGGGTGGCCATCCGCCCGTTCGCGGCGGTGAAGGACGCGGCGGGCTGGATGATCGCGACCTTGGGGGTGGCCATCATGCTCACTGCTGGCTTCACGATCGCCATCACCCGGGAGCCGGGCTCGACCGATACCCGCCTCTTTCCTAGCTTCCTCCCCCGCGACCGTCCGTGGATCGTGGGCGAGTTCCTGCTAAATCCGAACCGGATGCTCCTCGTCGGGCTGCTGGTGGTGGTGGCCGGGGGCCTGCTCTGGCTCACCAAACGCACCCACGTGGGACGAGCGCTCGGCGCGGTAGCGGACGATCGTGAAGCCGCCGCGATCCGGGGCATCCCCGTCAACCGTCTCACGATGCTCGCCTTCGCCATTGGTGCGGCGGTCGCCGCGCTGACTGGCTTCGCGATGGGCCCCGTCACGCAGGCATCCGTGACCATCGGCCTCGGGCTCACCATCAAGGGGTTCGTGGCCTCCGCCATCGGCGGCATGGGCTCCCTCGGCGGAGCGGTCGTCGGCGGACTAGCGCTGGGCCTGACCGAGCAGTTCGCGCTGCGCTACCTCGGGACCCAGTGGCAGGACCTCATCATCCTGGCCGTCCTCCTGGTGATGCTGTCGATCAAGCCGGAAGGGTTCTTCAGCAGGGACGTGCGTGCGGTATGA
- a CDS encoding enoyl-CoA hydratase/isomerase family protein, with protein MGTDGSEVLLEHGDDGITVITLNRPDRLNASNAAMTQSLIERLAEADCEEHTNVIVLTGAGRAFCAGGDTSNMGGGGGSGWERVHHRDWHLAHAMLSTEKPLIAMVNGAAIGLGATMALFCDLVYIAEEAKFGDTHVTLGLVAGDGAVVALPLLAGPQRAKEMLMTGRIMTGAEAERYGVVTRAVPLNELRETTWDTARAIAAQPPYAARATKMVVNRYIRWMWHELMEFSLAAEQISVGLPDHKQAIERYKVSRNPVKLEQ; from the coding sequence ATGGGAACCGACGGATCAGAGGTGCTGCTCGAGCACGGTGACGACGGGATCACGGTCATTACGCTCAATCGCCCCGACCGCCTGAACGCCAGCAACGCGGCCATGACGCAGTCGCTCATCGAGCGACTCGCCGAGGCGGACTGCGAGGAGCACACCAACGTGATCGTGCTCACCGGCGCGGGCCGGGCGTTCTGTGCCGGTGGCGACACCTCGAACATGGGCGGCGGCGGGGGCAGCGGCTGGGAGCGCGTCCACCACCGCGATTGGCATCTCGCCCATGCCATGTTGAGCACCGAGAAGCCGCTTATCGCAATGGTAAACGGTGCGGCCATCGGTCTCGGGGCGACCATGGCCCTGTTCTGTGACCTGGTGTACATCGCCGAGGAGGCGAAGTTCGGCGACACCCACGTCACCCTCGGCCTCGTCGCCGGAGACGGCGCCGTCGTGGCGCTGCCCCTCCTGGCCGGTCCACAGCGGGCCAAAGAGATGCTGATGACCGGTCGGATCATGACTGGGGCCGAGGCCGAGCGCTACGGCGTCGTCACCCGAGCCGTGCCTCTCAACGAGCTCCGCGAGACAACCTGGGATACGGCTCGCGCCATCGCTGCCCAACCGCCCTACGCCGCGAGAGCCACCAAGATGGTCGTGAACCGCTATATCCGGTGGATGTGGCACGAGCTCATGGAGTTCTCCCTCGCCGCGGAGCAGATCTCGGTCGGCCTACCCGACCACAAGCAAGCAATCGAGAGGTACAAGGTCTCGCGAAACCCGGTGAAGCTCGAACAATGA